In Miscanthus floridulus cultivar M001 chromosome 5, ASM1932011v1, whole genome shotgun sequence, one genomic interval encodes:
- the LOC136450392 gene encoding SUPPRESSOR OF ABI3-5-like isoform X4, with the protein MDHGRYAPQHGWENNSAPNGYGVINEPDFRSGGSYNGRRSVDEGFPRDSYGRGAFCQDAHDRNMYAPPPSVGGMWSQPRRNHDEEYATTRDHRRSKRIGSRERAEFHGEFEDRYRSSHQSRDDSYERDHEYGRYGYDSDYERGRRDSSWRRRDSCESERERSGVSREREESPYMRHSRSRSRGRDDRSRSRSRSRSPRARSHGRNQRDGLYDDNRFDRRREYDWDDRRHGDSVAPSATVVVKGLPLKTNDDDLYQILAQWGPLRSVRVIKERNSGMSRGFAFIDFPTVEAARRMMEATGENGLEIDGRNVFFQYSSKPTSGTGGPSLGQENFTRPTYGHRTVAAPCDWICTICGCMNFARRTSCFQCNEPRTEDALPADATGSTPHFGRRGSDLGPTHVLVVRGLDENADEEMLRYEFAKHAPIKDIRLVRDKFTHVSRGFAFVHFHSVEDATKALEATNGITLEKNGQVLRVAYAKSTHGPASGGSQSNSLAAAAIEAASFAQQYDAIGWAPKEYNPDDKQNSNSESQKDGDAAQSGFVWDEKSGYYYDSASGFYYDGTTGLYYDSNSGVWYSYDQQTQQYVPCNDQSNTKAAGEAASENTKTSDSNSGKKVVISAPAATIKQNEKTSLPDAVQAAANAALAAEKREKEKAKEIKLASKSSLIANKKKMNNVLAMWKQRNQEGQAARIVLDDKEPSSSDDKFNHSHSGTGFSLKSKLNSDFENAMDNSLGQGIASTQMLDSNVKPRPVSNSLGTTVMGVIRGSARGVIKSDTTFHALSDAGSTDSRTTITTRASGLMTSPEALVTPAPFKTDVSALVSNTSSGVSGSGKRRFSEARVQSQYRDRAAERRNLYGSSLGTDAVGLDSTGDYPSRKGSSEIGSMPFPPGVGERSSGEIGNSENYEIITADRAIDESNVGNRILRNMGWQEGLGLGKDGSGIKEPVQAKSVDVRAGLGSQQRKADPSLEAQAGDSYKTVIQKKAMARFKEMS; encoded by the exons ATGGATCATGGGCGTTATGCTCCACAACATGGATGGGAGAACAACAGT GCACCGAATGGGTATGGTGTAATCAATGAGCCAGATTTTAG GTCTGGTGGATCCTACAATGGTAGGAGATCTGTGGATGAAGGCTTTCCTAGAGATTCATATGGGAGGGGTGCATTCTGTCAGGATGCACATGATAGAAATATGTATGCACCACCACCATCTGTTGGTGGAATGTGGTCTCAGCCTCGAAGGAATCATGATGAGGAATATGCAACTACAAGAGATCACAGAAG GAGCAAAAGGATTGGAAGCAGAGAACGTGCCGAGTTTCATGGTGAGTTTGAAGACCGGTACCGCAGTTCACACCAAAGCAGAGACGACAGCTATGAGAGAGATCATGAATATGGTCGTTACGGTTATGATTCGGACTATGAGAGAGGCAGGAGAGATAGTAGCTGGAGAAGACGCGATTCATGTGAGAGTGAACGCGAAAGAAGTGGAGTAAGTCGTGAAAGAGAGGAAAGTCCATACATGCGCCATAGCCGTTCTCGATCACGTGGGCGTGATGACCGATCAAGATCACGGTCTAGATCAAGATCTCCTCGTGCGAGAAGTCATGGTCGGAACCAAAGAGATGGCCTGTATGATGATAATCGGTTTGACAGAAGAAGGGAATATGATTGGGATGATAGGAGGCATGGTGATTCAGTG GCCCCATCTGCCACTGTTGTTGTCAAGGGACTGCCCCTGAAGACTAATGATGATGACCTATATCAGATTCTT GCTCAGTGGGGCCCTCTACGCAGTGTGCGTGTGATCAAGGAACGGAATTCTGGCATGTCTCGTGGATTTGCTTTCATTGACTTCCCCACCGTG GAAGCTGCCCGTAGAATGATGGAAGCTACTGGAGAGAATGGTCTCGAAATTGATGGCAGGAATGTGTTCTTTCAGTACAG TAGTAAACCAACCAGTGGGACGGGTGGGCCTTCTCTTGGACAAGAAAATTTTACACGGCCTACTTATGGGCACAGGACTGTTGCTGCACCATGTGATTGGATTTGTACTATATGCGGATGTATGAATTTTGCCCGCAGGACCTCGTGTTTTCAG TGCAATGAACCTCGTACTGAGGATGCTCTACCAGCTGATGCGACAGGTTCTACTCCACACTTTGGGAGAAGGGGATCTGATCTAG GTCCAACTCATGTTTTAGTTGTTCGTGGCTTGGATGAAAATGCTGATGAGGAAATGCTTCGGTACGAATTTGCTAAGCACGCACCAATAAAG GACATCCGTCTTGTTCGGGATAAGTTTACTCATGTGTCTAGAGGTTTTGCCTTCGTTCATTTCCATTCG GTGGAAGATGCTACGAAAGCTCTGGAAGCTACAAATGGGATTACACTTGAGAAAAACGGCCAGGTTTTGCGTGTAGCATATGCTAAAAGTACACATGGACCTGCATCAGGGGGTTCGCAGTCAAACAGCCTTGCTGCAGCTGCCATTGAGGCTGCATCATTTGCTCAGCAG TATGATGCCATAGGTTGGGCTCCAAAAGAGTACAATCCTGATGACAAACAGAACAGCAACTCTGAATCTCAAAAAGATGGTGACGCAGCACAGTCGGGATTTGTTTGGGATGAAAAATCTGGTTACTACTATGATTCCGCATCTGGATTCTATTATGATGGAACTACTG GCCTTTACTATGACAGCAACTCTGGAGTTTGGTATTCGTACGATCAACAGACTCAACAATATGTCCCTTGTAACGACCAGAGCAATACTAAGGCAGCCGGGGAGGCGGCCAGTGAAAACACGAAGACCTCAGATAGTAATAGTGGCAAAAAGGTTGTGATCTCTGCGCCTGCTGCCACAATTAAACAAAATGAGAAAACTTCACTTCCTGATGCTGTTCAAGCTGCTGCAAATGCAGCCCTGGCTGCAGaaaagagagaaaaggagaaggcAAAAGAGATTAAATTGGCCTCAAAAAGTAGTCTCATAGCTAATAAGAAGAAGATGAACAATGTCCTAGCCATGTGGAAGCAAAGGAATCAAGAAGGGCAGGCCGCACGAATTGTCCTTGATGACAAAGAACCATCAAGTTCTGATGATAAATTTAATCATTCACATAGTGGAACTGGATTCTCTTTGAAAAGCAAGCTGAATTCTGACTTTGAAAATGCTATGGATAATTCTCTTGGCCAAGGAATTGCATCGACCCAAATGTTGGATTCCAATGTAAAGCCTAGACCTGTCAGTAACAGCTTAGGGACTACAGTTATGGGTGTCATAAGAGGTTCTGCTAGAGGAGTGATCAAGTCGGATACTACGTTTCATGCATTATCTGATGCTGGGAGCACTGACTCCCGCACTACTATAACCACAAGAGCAAGTGGGTTAATGACAAGTCCTGAGGCACTTGTAACTCCTGCACCCTTCAAAACTGATGTGTCTGCCTTAGTCTCTAATACTTCATCGGGAGTTTCTGGGAGTGGTAAACGTCGATTTTCTGAGGCACGAGTGCAATCCCAGTACAGGGATCGAGCTGCAGAAAGACGAAATCTGTATGGATCATCTCTTGGCACTGATGCTGTTGGACTGGATTCAA CTGGTGACTATCCGTCCAGAAAGGGTTCAAGTGAGATAGGGTCGATGCCGTTTCCTCCTGGTGTGGGTGAACGTTCCAGTGGTGAAATTGGCAACAGCGAAAACTATGAAATTATTACCGCTGATAGAGCAATTGACGAAAGCAATGTGGGCAACCGTATTCTACGCAACATGGGGTGGCAAGAGGGCCTG GGTCTCGGAAAGGATGGCAGCGGTATCAAGGAACCAGTCCAGGCAAAATCCGTGGACGTCAGGGCTGGACTGGGAAGTCAGCAGCGAAAGGCTGATCCATCCCTGGAGGCCCAAGCCGGGGACAGCTACAAAACCGTCATCCAGAAGAAGGCCATGGCAAGATTCAAGGAGATGTCCTAG
- the LOC136450392 gene encoding SUPPRESSOR OF ABI3-5-like isoform X3, with translation MDHGRYAPQHGWENNSAPNGYGVINEPDFRSGGSYNGRRSVDEGFPRDSYGRGAFCQDAHDRNMYAPPPSVGGMWSQPRRNHDEEYATTRDHRSHRDFGVDRSKRIGSRERAEFHGEFEDRYRSSHQSRDDSYERDHEYGRYGYDSDYERGRRDSSWRRRDSCESERERSGVSREREESPYMRHSRSRSRGRDDRSRSRSRSRSPRARSHGRNQRDGLYDDNRFDRRREYDWDDRRHGDSVAPSATVVVKGLPLKTNDDDLYQILAQWGPLRSVRVIKERNSGMSRGFAFIDFPTVEAARRMMEATGENGLEIDGRNVFFQYSSKPTSGTGGPSLGQENFTRPTYGHRTVAAPCDWICTICGCMNFARRTSCFQCNEPRTEDALPADATGSTPHFGRRGSDLGPTHVLVVRGLDENADEEMLRYEFAKHAPIKDIRLVRDKFTHVSRGFAFVHFHSVEDATKALEATNGITLEKNGQVLRVAYAKSTHGPASGGSQSNSLAAAAIEAASFAQQYDAIGWAPKEYNPDDKQNSNSESQKDGDAAQSGFVWDEKSGYYYDSASGFYYDGTTGLYYDSNSGVWYSYDQQTQQYVPCNDQSNTKAAGEAASENTKTSDSNSGKKVVISAPAATIKQNEKTSLPDAVQAAANAALAAEKREKEKAKEIKLASKSSLIANKKKMNNVLAMWKQRNQEGQAARIVLDDKEPSSSDDKFNHSHSGTGFSLKSKLNSDFENAMDNSLGQGIASTQMLDSNVKPRPVSNSLGTTVMGVIRGSARGVIKSDTTFHALSDAGSTDSRTTITTRASGLMTSPEALVTPAPFKTDVSALVSNTSSGVSGSGKRRFSEARVQSQYRDRAAERRNLYGSSLGTDAVGLDSTGDYPSRKGSSEIGSMPFPPGVGERSSGEIGNSENYEIITADRAIDESNVGNRILRNMGWQEGLGLGKDGSGIKEPVQAKSVDVRAGLGSQQRKADPSLEAQAGDSYKTVIQKKAMARFKEMS, from the exons ATGGATCATGGGCGTTATGCTCCACAACATGGATGGGAGAACAACAGT GCACCGAATGGGTATGGTGTAATCAATGAGCCAGATTTTAG GTCTGGTGGATCCTACAATGGTAGGAGATCTGTGGATGAAGGCTTTCCTAGAGATTCATATGGGAGGGGTGCATTCTGTCAGGATGCACATGATAGAAATATGTATGCACCACCACCATCTGTTGGTGGAATGTGGTCTCAGCCTCGAAGGAATCATGATGAGGAATATGCAACTACAAGAGATCACAGAAG TCACCGTGATTTTGGTGTTGATAGGAGCAAAAGGATTGGAAGCAGAGAACGTGCCGAGTTTCATGGTGAGTTTGAAGACCGGTACCGCAGTTCACACCAAAGCAGAGACGACAGCTATGAGAGAGATCATGAATATGGTCGTTACGGTTATGATTCGGACTATGAGAGAGGCAGGAGAGATAGTAGCTGGAGAAGACGCGATTCATGTGAGAGTGAACGCGAAAGAAGTGGAGTAAGTCGTGAAAGAGAGGAAAGTCCATACATGCGCCATAGCCGTTCTCGATCACGTGGGCGTGATGACCGATCAAGATCACGGTCTAGATCAAGATCTCCTCGTGCGAGAAGTCATGGTCGGAACCAAAGAGATGGCCTGTATGATGATAATCGGTTTGACAGAAGAAGGGAATATGATTGGGATGATAGGAGGCATGGTGATTCAGTG GCCCCATCTGCCACTGTTGTTGTCAAGGGACTGCCCCTGAAGACTAATGATGATGACCTATATCAGATTCTT GCTCAGTGGGGCCCTCTACGCAGTGTGCGTGTGATCAAGGAACGGAATTCTGGCATGTCTCGTGGATTTGCTTTCATTGACTTCCCCACCGTG GAAGCTGCCCGTAGAATGATGGAAGCTACTGGAGAGAATGGTCTCGAAATTGATGGCAGGAATGTGTTCTTTCAGTACAG TAGTAAACCAACCAGTGGGACGGGTGGGCCTTCTCTTGGACAAGAAAATTTTACACGGCCTACTTATGGGCACAGGACTGTTGCTGCACCATGTGATTGGATTTGTACTATATGCGGATGTATGAATTTTGCCCGCAGGACCTCGTGTTTTCAG TGCAATGAACCTCGTACTGAGGATGCTCTACCAGCTGATGCGACAGGTTCTACTCCACACTTTGGGAGAAGGGGATCTGATCTAG GTCCAACTCATGTTTTAGTTGTTCGTGGCTTGGATGAAAATGCTGATGAGGAAATGCTTCGGTACGAATTTGCTAAGCACGCACCAATAAAG GACATCCGTCTTGTTCGGGATAAGTTTACTCATGTGTCTAGAGGTTTTGCCTTCGTTCATTTCCATTCG GTGGAAGATGCTACGAAAGCTCTGGAAGCTACAAATGGGATTACACTTGAGAAAAACGGCCAGGTTTTGCGTGTAGCATATGCTAAAAGTACACATGGACCTGCATCAGGGGGTTCGCAGTCAAACAGCCTTGCTGCAGCTGCCATTGAGGCTGCATCATTTGCTCAGCAG TATGATGCCATAGGTTGGGCTCCAAAAGAGTACAATCCTGATGACAAACAGAACAGCAACTCTGAATCTCAAAAAGATGGTGACGCAGCACAGTCGGGATTTGTTTGGGATGAAAAATCTGGTTACTACTATGATTCCGCATCTGGATTCTATTATGATGGAACTACTG GCCTTTACTATGACAGCAACTCTGGAGTTTGGTATTCGTACGATCAACAGACTCAACAATATGTCCCTTGTAACGACCAGAGCAATACTAAGGCAGCCGGGGAGGCGGCCAGTGAAAACACGAAGACCTCAGATAGTAATAGTGGCAAAAAGGTTGTGATCTCTGCGCCTGCTGCCACAATTAAACAAAATGAGAAAACTTCACTTCCTGATGCTGTTCAAGCTGCTGCAAATGCAGCCCTGGCTGCAGaaaagagagaaaaggagaaggcAAAAGAGATTAAATTGGCCTCAAAAAGTAGTCTCATAGCTAATAAGAAGAAGATGAACAATGTCCTAGCCATGTGGAAGCAAAGGAATCAAGAAGGGCAGGCCGCACGAATTGTCCTTGATGACAAAGAACCATCAAGTTCTGATGATAAATTTAATCATTCACATAGTGGAACTGGATTCTCTTTGAAAAGCAAGCTGAATTCTGACTTTGAAAATGCTATGGATAATTCTCTTGGCCAAGGAATTGCATCGACCCAAATGTTGGATTCCAATGTAAAGCCTAGACCTGTCAGTAACAGCTTAGGGACTACAGTTATGGGTGTCATAAGAGGTTCTGCTAGAGGAGTGATCAAGTCGGATACTACGTTTCATGCATTATCTGATGCTGGGAGCACTGACTCCCGCACTACTATAACCACAAGAGCAAGTGGGTTAATGACAAGTCCTGAGGCACTTGTAACTCCTGCACCCTTCAAAACTGATGTGTCTGCCTTAGTCTCTAATACTTCATCGGGAGTTTCTGGGAGTGGTAAACGTCGATTTTCTGAGGCACGAGTGCAATCCCAGTACAGGGATCGAGCTGCAGAAAGACGAAATCTGTATGGATCATCTCTTGGCACTGATGCTGTTGGACTGGATTCAA CTGGTGACTATCCGTCCAGAAAGGGTTCAAGTGAGATAGGGTCGATGCCGTTTCCTCCTGGTGTGGGTGAACGTTCCAGTGGTGAAATTGGCAACAGCGAAAACTATGAAATTATTACCGCTGATAGAGCAATTGACGAAAGCAATGTGGGCAACCGTATTCTACGCAACATGGGGTGGCAAGAGGGCCTG GGTCTCGGAAAGGATGGCAGCGGTATCAAGGAACCAGTCCAGGCAAAATCCGTGGACGTCAGGGCTGGACTGGGAAGTCAGCAGCGAAAGGCTGATCCATCCCTGGAGGCCCAAGCCGGGGACAGCTACAAAACCGTCATCCAGAAGAAGGCCATGGCAAGATTCAAGGAGATGTCCTAG
- the LOC136450392 gene encoding SUPPRESSOR OF ABI3-5-like isoform X2: MDHGRYAPQHGWENNSAPNGYGVINEPDFRSGGSYNGRRSVDEGFPRDSYGRGAFCQDAHDRNMYAPPPSVGGMWSQPRRNHDEEYATTRDHRRHDTNYRNDGKHHEFDSYRGVDRLRDNYHATDNYYESGSHRDFGVDRSKRIGSRERAEFHGEFEDRYRSSHQSRDDSYERDHEYGRYGYDSDYERGRRDSSWRRRDSCESERERSGVSREREESPYMRHSRSRSRGRDDRSRSRSRSRSPRARSHGRNQRDGLYDDNRFDRRREYDWDDRRHGDSVAPSATVVVKGLPLKTNDDDLYQILAQWGPLRSVRVIKERNSGMSRGFAFIDFPTVEAARRMMEATGENGLEIDGRNVFFQYSKPTSGTGGPSLGQENFTRPTYGHRTVAAPCDWICTICGCMNFARRTSCFQCNEPRTEDALPADATGSTPHFGRRGSDLGPTHVLVVRGLDENADEEMLRYEFAKHAPIKDIRLVRDKFTHVSRGFAFVHFHSVEDATKALEATNGITLEKNGQVLRVAYAKSTHGPASGGSQSNSLAAAAIEAASFAQQYDAIGWAPKEYNPDDKQNSNSESQKDGDAAQSGFVWDEKSGYYYDSASGFYYDGTTGLYYDSNSGVWYSYDQQTQQYVPCNDQSNTKAAGEAASENTKTSDSNSGKKVVISAPAATIKQNEKTSLPDAVQAAANAALAAEKREKEKAKEIKLASKSSLIANKKKMNNVLAMWKQRNQEGQAARIVLDDKEPSSSDDKFNHSHSGTGFSLKSKLNSDFENAMDNSLGQGIASTQMLDSNVKPRPVSNSLGTTVMGVIRGSARGVIKSDTTFHALSDAGSTDSRTTITTRASGLMTSPEALVTPAPFKTDVSALVSNTSSGVSGSGKRRFSEARVQSQYRDRAAERRNLYGSSLGTDAVGLDSTGDYPSRKGSSEIGSMPFPPGVGERSSGEIGNSENYEIITADRAIDESNVGNRILRNMGWQEGLGLGKDGSGIKEPVQAKSVDVRAGLGSQQRKADPSLEAQAGDSYKTVIQKKAMARFKEMS, encoded by the exons ATGGATCATGGGCGTTATGCTCCACAACATGGATGGGAGAACAACAGT GCACCGAATGGGTATGGTGTAATCAATGAGCCAGATTTTAG GTCTGGTGGATCCTACAATGGTAGGAGATCTGTGGATGAAGGCTTTCCTAGAGATTCATATGGGAGGGGTGCATTCTGTCAGGATGCACATGATAGAAATATGTATGCACCACCACCATCTGTTGGTGGAATGTGGTCTCAGCCTCGAAGGAATCATGATGAGGAATATGCAACTACAAGAGATCACAGAAGGCATGACACTAATTATCGCAATGATGGAAAGCATCATGAGTTTGATTCATACAGAGGAGTTGATAGACTCCGTGATAATTATCATGCTACTGACAACTATTATGAATCTGGCAGTCACCGTGATTTTGGTGTTGATAGGAGCAAAAGGATTGGAAGCAGAGAACGTGCCGAGTTTCATGGTGAGTTTGAAGACCGGTACCGCAGTTCACACCAAAGCAGAGACGACAGCTATGAGAGAGATCATGAATATGGTCGTTACGGTTATGATTCGGACTATGAGAGAGGCAGGAGAGATAGTAGCTGGAGAAGACGCGATTCATGTGAGAGTGAACGCGAAAGAAGTGGAGTAAGTCGTGAAAGAGAGGAAAGTCCATACATGCGCCATAGCCGTTCTCGATCACGTGGGCGTGATGACCGATCAAGATCACGGTCTAGATCAAGATCTCCTCGTGCGAGAAGTCATGGTCGGAACCAAAGAGATGGCCTGTATGATGATAATCGGTTTGACAGAAGAAGGGAATATGATTGGGATGATAGGAGGCATGGTGATTCAGTG GCCCCATCTGCCACTGTTGTTGTCAAGGGACTGCCCCTGAAGACTAATGATGATGACCTATATCAGATTCTT GCTCAGTGGGGCCCTCTACGCAGTGTGCGTGTGATCAAGGAACGGAATTCTGGCATGTCTCGTGGATTTGCTTTCATTGACTTCCCCACCGTG GAAGCTGCCCGTAGAATGATGGAAGCTACTGGAGAGAATGGTCTCGAAATTGATGGCAGGAATGTGTTCTTTCAGTACAG TAAACCAACCAGTGGGACGGGTGGGCCTTCTCTTGGACAAGAAAATTTTACACGGCCTACTTATGGGCACAGGACTGTTGCTGCACCATGTGATTGGATTTGTACTATATGCGGATGTATGAATTTTGCCCGCAGGACCTCGTGTTTTCAG TGCAATGAACCTCGTACTGAGGATGCTCTACCAGCTGATGCGACAGGTTCTACTCCACACTTTGGGAGAAGGGGATCTGATCTAG GTCCAACTCATGTTTTAGTTGTTCGTGGCTTGGATGAAAATGCTGATGAGGAAATGCTTCGGTACGAATTTGCTAAGCACGCACCAATAAAG GACATCCGTCTTGTTCGGGATAAGTTTACTCATGTGTCTAGAGGTTTTGCCTTCGTTCATTTCCATTCG GTGGAAGATGCTACGAAAGCTCTGGAAGCTACAAATGGGATTACACTTGAGAAAAACGGCCAGGTTTTGCGTGTAGCATATGCTAAAAGTACACATGGACCTGCATCAGGGGGTTCGCAGTCAAACAGCCTTGCTGCAGCTGCCATTGAGGCTGCATCATTTGCTCAGCAG TATGATGCCATAGGTTGGGCTCCAAAAGAGTACAATCCTGATGACAAACAGAACAGCAACTCTGAATCTCAAAAAGATGGTGACGCAGCACAGTCGGGATTTGTTTGGGATGAAAAATCTGGTTACTACTATGATTCCGCATCTGGATTCTATTATGATGGAACTACTG GCCTTTACTATGACAGCAACTCTGGAGTTTGGTATTCGTACGATCAACAGACTCAACAATATGTCCCTTGTAACGACCAGAGCAATACTAAGGCAGCCGGGGAGGCGGCCAGTGAAAACACGAAGACCTCAGATAGTAATAGTGGCAAAAAGGTTGTGATCTCTGCGCCTGCTGCCACAATTAAACAAAATGAGAAAACTTCACTTCCTGATGCTGTTCAAGCTGCTGCAAATGCAGCCCTGGCTGCAGaaaagagagaaaaggagaaggcAAAAGAGATTAAATTGGCCTCAAAAAGTAGTCTCATAGCTAATAAGAAGAAGATGAACAATGTCCTAGCCATGTGGAAGCAAAGGAATCAAGAAGGGCAGGCCGCACGAATTGTCCTTGATGACAAAGAACCATCAAGTTCTGATGATAAATTTAATCATTCACATAGTGGAACTGGATTCTCTTTGAAAAGCAAGCTGAATTCTGACTTTGAAAATGCTATGGATAATTCTCTTGGCCAAGGAATTGCATCGACCCAAATGTTGGATTCCAATGTAAAGCCTAGACCTGTCAGTAACAGCTTAGGGACTACAGTTATGGGTGTCATAAGAGGTTCTGCTAGAGGAGTGATCAAGTCGGATACTACGTTTCATGCATTATCTGATGCTGGGAGCACTGACTCCCGCACTACTATAACCACAAGAGCAAGTGGGTTAATGACAAGTCCTGAGGCACTTGTAACTCCTGCACCCTTCAAAACTGATGTGTCTGCCTTAGTCTCTAATACTTCATCGGGAGTTTCTGGGAGTGGTAAACGTCGATTTTCTGAGGCACGAGTGCAATCCCAGTACAGGGATCGAGCTGCAGAAAGACGAAATCTGTATGGATCATCTCTTGGCACTGATGCTGTTGGACTGGATTCAA CTGGTGACTATCCGTCCAGAAAGGGTTCAAGTGAGATAGGGTCGATGCCGTTTCCTCCTGGTGTGGGTGAACGTTCCAGTGGTGAAATTGGCAACAGCGAAAACTATGAAATTATTACCGCTGATAGAGCAATTGACGAAAGCAATGTGGGCAACCGTATTCTACGCAACATGGGGTGGCAAGAGGGCCTG GGTCTCGGAAAGGATGGCAGCGGTATCAAGGAACCAGTCCAGGCAAAATCCGTGGACGTCAGGGCTGGACTGGGAAGTCAGCAGCGAAAGGCTGATCCATCCCTGGAGGCCCAAGCCGGGGACAGCTACAAAACCGTCATCCAGAAGAAGGCCATGGCAAGATTCAAGGAGATGTCCTAG